A stretch of DNA from Elephas maximus indicus isolate mEleMax1 chromosome 21, mEleMax1 primary haplotype, whole genome shotgun sequence:
TGTGATTTTATCTACTTTATTATTGCAGGCAGTGGTAATATATTTGGGGAGCTAGATATGAGTGTCTTAGCTACAAATGCTGTTTTCACAAGCACTCATTGAGTTATTACTATGTGCCTGACACAGTTCTAGGTGTTTTCACATACTGCACAAGGAATGAAGGACATACATTCACAAGCTGAAATGGAGAATGAAAAAAGACCTAATATTTGTTGACTGCCTATGCTAAATTGGAACAGATGTCTCACTGAATCCTCCTAACAGTGCTATGGGGCAGGGGCTATCAGCTCTAGTGAAACTCAGAAAAATGAATTCGTGTGTACAATATTGAATGGTTGGATTTTAATTTAGATCTGTCTCTTCCCAAACCCCATACCTTTGCCACTCTATATCTGCTGTCTGCAAAGGATAGAACGGTGGATGGAGTGTGGGGTGGGTGCAGTGAAGCCCCAGTTCTTCAAGATATCCACCTGAACATTTAAGCTCTGCTCAAAGACTAGCAGTGTGGAATCCTGCTCACTCTTGGCTGCTGTACCCTTTGTAGATGATCTTCTGCACAAAAACCAACAGCTGAACATGCAGGTAGCTTGCCTGAGCCAGGAGCTTGCCCAGCTGAGAAAGCTGGAGGAGACGGTGGCCCTTCTCCATGAAAGTCAGAGGTAGGAGATGGCTTCTGGAGGCAGATGTTtactttcctttatctcttttggtttatttggtGAGTTAATATCTATATACTTGGCAAACTAACTccattctgtgtgtaaacctcctGTATCTAGGGTGGTTAGTTAGCTCAGTGACCAGAGAACTGCTTTCCAGGACACACCAAGAACTATATGTCTTTTCTGGCATTGGTGGGTTCAATAATTAATAGTTTCACACTGGTCCTAAGTttcacccttaagccaaagattagacatgtccataaaacaaaatgagacaaaaggggcacaccagcccgggggcaaggactagaaggcaggaggagacaggaaagctggtaataaggaaccgaAAGTCaataagggagagtgttgacatgtcgtggggttggtgaccaatgtcacaaaacaatatgtgtactaagtgtttaatgagaagctagtttgttcaggAATACCTTCagctaaagtataataaaaatcagaagaaaaaggaaaaaaagtttcaCACTGGGACTAACAGGACCCTTCTTTGGGTCAGCTAGCCTTCCTTGTTTACTTATACCCCTAAAATCAGCTACCTGACTCCTCTGAAAAGTGCCTGCCTGCTATTGGCCACAGAAGAGATGTCAAAATCACTAAGCAGAGTGATGGGGAAAGAACCCATGTTCTCTTCAGTGAAGTATCAGCCTCTTCAAAGAACAGCACCTGCAGGAGGCAGGCTAGAAAAAAATATCAGAAGAAACCTCAAGACTACTGGTACATTTAGGGAAGgccttgtaattttgatttgccaAACACATTTACCAGGACTTTCAGTGAAGTTTAGATATGAGAACCTCATCCCCAACCCCTCAACTCCAAACTTCACACCTGATTTTCATTGAAACAGCTTCATTTTCAGAGGCTTAGACCCAGATCCATTCTGTATGgccttctaaaaaaatttttttttattataatatttcaaACATATACAGAAGTAGAAAGAATAGCATAAAGTCAAGGTCCTCAAACTTGGGTATGCAACAGAATCACCCAAAGGACTTGGAATGCAGACTTGTTGCGCCCTACCctcagtttctgattcagcaggtctaggCTGGGAactaagaatctgcatttctaataattttccaggtgatgctgttgCTGCAGGTCTGTGGACCATACTTTGAAAAGATTACAGTATATCTCTTTAGGGGGATGTACAAATTATTGTATTGTAAGGTAACTTGAAGTAATTCCTCTGTgcttccatttgcttttgattcttaggaaatttttaaaaaatgattttgattTAATCTTGTTTTATAATTATGTAAAACATTGACATGGCCCCAAAGTCAAATCTACAAAATAAGATAAATTCAGAAAAGTCTAccttccttttctgtctcctctatcctttccttccttcccaatAGCTttctattgtgtgtgtgtttatttgtatTCCCCTTTTCTTACGCTAAAAAGAGGCATATGATACATAATGTTGGTTTAATATTATATCTTGGAAATCAAATTCACAGTGGTATGTAGAGTTAgttcttattcctttttattcctttttacagGTGCATAGTACTCTATTGTGTAGATGGTACCAGTTTATTTAATCAGGtctctattgatggacatttgagttaacagtattttgctattacaaatagtACTTAAATGAATAACATTGTGcattttttttgccagtgtctggATGGCTTTTAACATTATATGGTAATACAGAGTCCAAGAATACAGTCATGATTCGCACCATTAGTTAATCTCAAAGACAGGATATATTAGAAGAAGTAGAAGTTAAATTAAGGTTTTGGGGTAGAAATTGGAGGTCTGGTCAGGTGCCATTCTCCCAGTGCTTCCACTTACCTCATCATGAAAATGCTTTGGGAAGACCAGAATGAGCACTATATAAAATGTGAAATATGTTATTGCGGCCGTCGATCTGGAGCAAAATCAAACAGAACTGTAATGAAGAAAGAAACTACAGGCCTGCTTTTAAAATAACTCACTCATAAATTGGACAATTCTATTTTAAGATGTtacttcattttatatttgtctttAGCAAACATTTCTGATTTGAATGGCTTCTACTTTACTTTTATGATTTCACGACTGACTTTTTCCCCTGTGTCTCAGATCCCTGGTGGTAACTAATGAGTATCTGCTGCAGCAGCTGAATAAAGAGCAGAAAGGTTATTCAGGGAAAGCACTCCTGCCTCCTGAGAAGAGTCATCATTTGGGGAGATCATCGCCCTTTGGGAAAAGCACATTGTCTTCCTCCTCGCCAGCGGCACATGACACCGGTCAGTATCTAATACAGAGTGTCTCAGATGCTGTCCCAGAGCCTAGTTTGTGGAGCTGACCCCTTCACTGCAGCTTCCCTCTCGGATATGGAGGGCTCTCAGTGCCATTTCCCCAGTGTGGTGGTTCTTACTcataaaagtgaagaaaaacagTTATTCTGGTTACATTTTATTGGTCctcttttgtatttatttttttatctcctCCCATCAAGTCATTCTTTCCTTGTGCCCACAGAAGTAGTTGGCACCGGGTCCGAGGCATTATTTCACATAGAAACATTTGCCTGAAaatgttgaaaaggaaaaaacaaacactaGACCTTTTTCTCCAGGGTCATGTGAAGCTGTGTAGTAGAAGGTTAAAAAAGAACATCCATGGTGTCTTTTGTGTTAGAAGAATAATTCTAGAGAATTCatatttactcattcatcaaACATGTTTTGAATTTCCTTCCACCATAGTGAAAGGGTGACAAAGTCTTTTGTCTGCCTTGGAGCAGCCAACAATTTAGTCAGGGAGAAAAGCACAAAGCTCCTCAAGTGGTGGAGCTCAAAGCTTGTAATAGGTACCAAAGATGGCTAAACAAAAGCCTAAAGGCAtgccagagaaagagagagtagtTTCTACCACGAAGAACTGGAGAAGGCTTCAATGAAGACTTGTCGTTTGAGTGGGAGCTGGCCTAATGAGTAGAATGTTAGATGGAGGGAATGCAGAGCCTCCCAGGCCAAGGGTGTAGAGCAGAAGAGCTTGGACCTCCCAGAGGGGTCATGGTACAGCCAGAAGGTATGGAACCTGATCTAAGTTCTAGCACAGTAGCCAGTAACAGTGTGGAGGATGGACTAGCAGGGGAGACACAGTGGCAGTGCCCAGGAGACAGATGGGAAGTGGACAGAGAGGATGGGATGAGATGAGAGCTTTTTTGCAGGACGAATCACCAGAACTTGGTGATTAGTAGTATGTGACGAGTGGCCCAAAGTTTTGTGCATTGGACCTGGATAGGTGACAATGCCATTAATAGATGCTGAGTACTCAGCAAGTGGAGCACTTGTGAGGGGAGTCAGTGCCCTGTTCACtgaggcgggggagggggagggacaaTCTAACTGGCAAGCGATATATTGGCTAGagatcatttcattcattcattcatccattcggGCATTGCTCTAGCCTCTGGGGGTATTGACTAACAGAGAAGACAGATATTGAACAAAATGTACATAATTAATTATGATTATGGTAAATACTAAAAAGGAATGGTATATGGTACCATAAAAGTATATAACAGGAGAGCCTGGTGTCAGAAAAATGTTCCTTGAGGAAATGATCTTTCAACTGAGACCTGAGAAGAGACCTAAGACCTGAGGACCTGAGGGCCTGAGGGCAAGAGCAGTGGGGAGAAACTGCCGAGAGAAACAGcatgtacaaaggccctgagatgaGAAGGAACATGGTCCATTCAGGGAACTGAGGGACTAAAAGGAGGTGAGCAGGTCACATGGCTTCTTGAAGATTTTAGACTGGGAAGGCAGAGGggtgacagatttgtttgtgaGGATTCCTCCATAAGAAAAGGGGATTAGTTGCCGGGCGGGGTGGGAGAAGACAAAGAGGAGCTAGAGAACCCAGAGAGGAGGCTGGTGTAGTTCAGGCTAGAAATGCAACTTCTGAAGATGTTAGCTTTGGGCTCAGCACCCattttacatatgttgttgttcggtgctgttgagtcaatttttgactcatagctaccccatgtgacagagtaggactgccccatagggttttctaggttgtaatctttacaggagcacgtcgccaagtttttctcccatggagctgctgggtgggttcaagccaccaacctttcagttagcagctgagcacttaaccattgagccatgaAGGCTCTTTATGTTACATATAAGTACCCTGTATTTCGGGCATAAGGCacaattttcttttaatcttggctgggtattttaaaaatcagtgggaaaaaaataataaaagtagttCTAGGTATGTTTCCCAAGTAGTGACTGTTACCAGAGAGTATGTATGGGGCAAGGGACTGTCAGCCTAATGCCATGTTGTTTCTCCTCATCTTCAGAGGCACATCAGAGAAAGAAGCAAGTGGAGGGATTAGACACTTATTTGCTCCCCTGACTCAGGCGCTGTGCGGGGAAGGAGAGCTATTGCCATGATATTGAGACTTGAAGGTACAACCAAGAGCACCtacttctaaaccaaaaaaccaaactaaacccactgccactgagttggactcatagcaacactataggacagagtagaactgccccacagagtttccaaggaacacctggtggattcaaactgccaacctttttgttaacagccgtagcacttaaccactgtgccaccagggtttccacctactTCTAAGTTATAAACAAAACCCACAGACCTCTGGATTTTATGTGGAGAGGAAGGCCCCTTGGCTTCCCAAAAGGAGCATGTACAGAGGAGCCATACGTTTCTTTGAGCTGTGTGACTCTGAAGCAGTTAGAGTGAGCTCACGCTCAGTGGGAATGTCTGTAATAAGAGCCCCCCACCCCCTACATCCCACCACCACTCATCTGGGACTGTCTTTGCCCCATTGAGAGGCCTCCAAAGAGCCCATGCTGTGCCCAGGTAAGGGAGCCTTGGTCCGTGGCCTTGCAGCCCTGAGTTGTCATATTTCAGGGTCCCAGCCCAGTGCatgaggagcccttgtggcacagtgattaagtgctcagccgctaaccacaaggtcaacagttcaaacacaccagctgctccatgggagaaagatgtagcagtctgcttctgtaaagattacagccttggaaaccctatggggcagctctactctatcctatagggttgctatgcgtagAAATTGacttatggcagtgggtttggtttggtttagcccAGTGCCCAGGCCAACCTCCTGGACAGACTGTCGGGGCGAAAATAACCCACTTCCCTCTACACCCCCAGCTCGTCCTTCATCTCCCTGTGAACATCTGTTCAGGGCGCCTCTAAGGAGGAGCAAAAGAGCCTATCCCAGACTGAGCCACCTTCACGCCTTTTTCTGTTGTCACTGAAAAGGGGTCCCCAGGCCAGGTGCCTTTCTAAGGTTGCTAGCTGCTCCTGGGGAAGTCGACTGTGTTTCTGATTTTCTCTGTGTGGGCAGGCACTTGATTTAGGGGGCAGGGGCAGAGTTGGGGTGTCAGGAAGAGCTAAACAGTTGTTGCACTGTAGGGCTGAGTGGCTCCACAAGGGGAGGGGAAGGCCCCTGAAACAAGTAGAAAACAAGTGGAGAGGAATTCCTCACCTTAGTCCTGACACTattgggagaaaggaaaaaacacaTCTGGGATGGAGACTGGGTCTTCAGGGAAGTTCTGTGCCCAAAGGGGAGGGCAGAGCCACTCTGACAGGTTTGGACTTGCCCCTGCTGAACATAAAAGCTTTTGAATCGCTTTATCCCACAGATGCTCACCTCTCTTTCTTGCCTAGCCTGGTTTTGCTAGCAAAGTCCAAAAAGCTTCACCCCATGATGAGGCGGTGGGGGATGGAGCAGTGACAACAGGGCTGAAGTCGCATTGTTTGATCAGCTGCTGCTGTTTGCCAGTCTGCTAGACCATTCAGTCTTTAAGGGTCTTTCTGGCTCTGGGTGGGCCTTGATTTCCCTCAGGTGCCAAAACCACTtttcaagaagacaaaaaaaaaaaaccgaaactcattgctgtcaagttaattccacttcatagtgaccctataggacagagtagaactgccccatagggtttccaaggctgtaaatctttttatggaagcaggctgccacatctttctcctatggagcagctggtgtgtttgaaccgctgaccttgaggttattagccaagcacttaatcactgtgccaccagggctctttttcaaGAAGAAAGGGAGGTTTTACTCCTACAAGGTAGAGCTTTGGAACTCAGCCAATTCTCACTCTGGGTTCCTCCAAGCCACACTACTAGTCATGGGAATAGACCAGCCACTCCTCCCACCTCTGCATACTGGATGGTCCACTCACCTATAGCTGGGAACTTGGCCTAGTTTGTAATGCAGTTCAGTTCTTTTCACTATGAGGATATTTCAGAAAGTGAAAGCCAGATAATTTGGGTTCCACCCGTTATGCTTATTTAAGCAAAGCTTGCAAATCAAACAAATTCCCCGAAGCTAGAGGAATCAATCCTCTTAATATGTGCTGATGGGAGAGTGGAACTCTCTGAAACTTTCTCCTGGGCAGTACAGGGAACATGGTTAGCTTGGTGAGGAGGAGTCACATGTAAGGGTCCCACAGCTGTCCGTGGGATGGCGAGGCACTGCTGTGGCCAGGGTATTTATCTGCCTCCCTAGAATTCCTACCTCACCTCCCCAGAATCCCTGTCCTGAGCTACACTATCCCTATATACCCCAACTCCCAAGTGAAGTTGGGTTCAGGGGATTCTGGAACCACCTGGGGCAGGAATGTCCCAGAAGGACAGCCTGTGGACTGAGGGGATAAACAGTTGTGCTGCTTTTCCTTGTTATCTGCGTGAGTATTTGTGAACATGTGCCTTCCAAGCCTCTTCTAGCACCCACGAGAGCTGCTATCTCCTGGGCAGGCCCGAAAGCCCATCTAGTCCCCTGTCAcagcaggaaggaaggagagtTGGCCCCAAAGCCTTAGGTGTGAGAATAGCTCTAGCCTAAAACCTAGCTTCTCAGAGGGGAGAAAGCTTGTTCTACAAATGCCCAGAAGTCCTAAGGACCAAAGAGCCACCATCCTACCCCTGAACTTGGGATGTTGAACAGCTGGGAGGGCATCCCTTCTCTGATGAACGCCCTTGCCCACCTGCCAAAGGTTGGCACTGGGTGCCAGGCTCCAACACTAGCCACCCAGCACCACTTTTGGAAATCAGTGTTGGGGACTTCTGTGCTAGAAGAGCCTGGCCTGGGAGACAAGGTACAGTTCTGGCCTTGAGTCTGCAGAAGCCCTCTCCTCATCCTGGGAGACAAAGGTACAGTTCTGGCCTTGAGTCTGCAAAATCCCTCTCCTCATCCTGGGAGACAAAGGTACAGTTCTGGCCTTGAGTCTGCAGAAGCTCTCTCCTCATATATAAAATTAGGGAATGCAACTGTCTACCCTCTGAGGTTTTTCCTGGCCCTGCATTCTTGAGTTTTCTGAGCTGAAGCCCAAGATGACTTGCCTTGGTAGCCGCCTGAAGTGGGGGCCTGTCAGCAGGCTGAGAGCCGAGGCCAGGCACTGGGGCCTCTGCCAGGGCTTGGCTCAGGCCAAGTCTGCTGTCTCATCCCTCCGCCTGCtatcagagaggagaggggcctaACTGCAGGAAGAGAAGATGTGATGTTAGGACTCTGGATCAGGGCTGAGTTAAAAGGCTCTGTGTTCCCTAAGGAGCATCTCTGGGCAGTCTGGCTCTGTGCTAATGGAAGGGATGGGTGTTTTTTTCTAGGCAGGGCTGCCAGTGGAAGAGAGAGATCAGCAGGGTATGAGACAAGGGGATGCTGTTACTTAGGGGTCTCTCCTACCCCCATTGTCATATACCCAATCAGGCCACATTGGTACAAAAGGTGTCTTTATTGAGGTCTGGGGAAGAATTAGGCACTTGGCCAGAGCAGCAGCTTAAAATATAAGTCAAGCAGGCAAGGGTTAGCCATGCTTGGGGCTAGGTTGGGGTGGTGAGGCTACAGGCACAGACTCTCTCCAGAGGGACAGAAGTTATGCGGGAGGGGGACAAGGAGGAAGAGGGCGCATAGCAGTCTGGGCGAGAGGCCTGGTGGGCTGGCCCCATGGGGCTGGGCAGGAAGCTCTGGGTGGCTGGTCCAGCAGGTAGGGGACCGGCTCTCTTGCTCCACGTGCCCCGTAGGCCCAGGCCTGAGCCTCTGGCAGGGGCAGGCATGCTGGGGGGGTCTTCTTAGGACTCACTTCTTCACTTTAGCATCATAGGTGCCTGCATTCTTGTAGGCACTCACGTAGCCACTGTCATCCAAGATGTCCTGGCGTCCAGCAATCCCCTTGCCCTTGCCGCTCTCGTCGAAGCGCTCCTTATGGGAGCCTGTATACTTGCTGGTGTCAGTCAGCCGTTCCACGGCACCCCCTGTTTTTGCTTTCTGTTGGGACAGAGTTCCCCCAGGGGCACCTGATGAGAGagccctgccctccccacccccagctgagATTCCCCACATCCCCCTCAGTGACCACCCTAGACCAGCAGAACACTTACGGTGACACCCACGTTGGCTGGTTCCTTGCCTGCCACCAGTTGGCAGATGGCATCAAAGGCCTCCTCTTTGCTCTTTCCTTTGAATCGCTTGGTGGCCAGCTCTTCTAGGGCCTTCTTGAACTCTTCATAGTTGATGACCCGAGCTGACTTCCCCCTGCCAGGTGCATGGGCATTATGAGTTTTCCCCTTCTCTATGTCCTCCCTGGCTCCAGCCCCCCAACTCCTTGCCTTCTGGGGACATCAGAAGCAGGGGCTGCCTGCGGCTCACTTGACTTTAGAGAAGACAATGTCGACATCGGTCCCTGTCACGGCCTTCCCGTCAGCCACTTTGCAGTCCTTGCACAGCTTGGCCCAGTTCTTGCCATTCATCTCATGCCCACTGGCCTTGGGGTCGCCATGGATGGCAAACTTGCGGAAGCTCTCCTCCAGCCCAGCCATGTCTGTGCTCACTGCCATGCCACCCTGTAGGGACCCACCTTGGTCACCTCCCAACCAAGCTGCCCATTCCCTGCCCTCCCCAAGGCACAGAACACTCCTGTCTCTACTGCAGAGATGGAGTTGTGTGAACTTCTGCTACATACCCTCAGAGTTGGAGCGGCCTGGGGAGAGGGGCCagcatgcagtgttgccctgggcCCCAGAGCCTAACTAAGAGGCGGTTAGGAAGAGGGAAGAGCCCCAAAAGGAAAGGTTCTGTTGCTTAGTGCCAGCCCTGGCTCTGAGTAGGATTAGAAGATGAAATCATGATGCCCGCACCAGGCTGGGAACAGAGTGATACTGTCCAGAAAGATTGTGAGGGCAGCAGCTGGGGCCATGGCTTTGTCTGGCCCTGGCACAAGGCCTGCTTGGGTGGAAGTGAGGGTGGCAGAGCGGGCTCCCCCTCTCAGGGAGCTCCATGCCAAACTGGGTCAGGGCCAGGCTGCTGGTTAGGCAGGTATTTACTGAGGACAGTGTCTCTGTAAGGTCATGAGGACCCAGCAAGACCCAACCCAGGCCTGAAAAGGGAGCCAGAGCCTGGACAGGGGTGGGTGCCCTAGGCAGAGGTGCAGCTGGCCCAACCGGGACCTTGTTACTATTTGCTGTTAAACAAAAACATGAGGGGAGCGGGAGCTTGGGGCTGGCCTGGCCACAGTTTGTGAAGCCTGGAGACAGTTGCTAAGGGAGGGTGGTGCTGCTTGGAGAATGTTGCTAAGGGCAGGATGGTGTCAGGGCAGCTCAGGGAGAAGCTCCCAGTGCTGCTGGGCTAGGCTGGGCTGGGGAACAGGGGCCCAGGGGTGGGGCAAGCCAGCACTCCCAGCGCCTGGGGCACAACCGTGGCTTCCTGGCCCCTTGCCACCCATTGGGGCTGTAACCTCCTGGTCTGTGGAGTTTAGGAGGAGTAGAAGATTGGGGGGCTACCCTGGGTGGGGCCTGTAGAATTACCAGCCCCCAAGAGGCATGTTGGAGAGTGGTACTATGCCTTGGCGCTGTCGTCCTCACACCTATGCCCTGCATTGAAGCACACTTCCCCAGTGTTCATGCCTTTGTCGAGGTCCCCTGACCATACCCTGAGTACCGTCATGCCAGGCTGCACTCCTACAGCCCAGCACTGCCCCCACGTGCCCTCAGCCCTGGTCCTCCACACCCTCGACTTGCATCCTCTGACACACCCTTAACCTGGTACTGAGGCCCTCTGACCACACCCTGAGTGCTGCACTAAAGTGCCCCCTCCACagccccacagcccttagcccatgCTGCAGCCTCCTCCATCCACACATCCACAGCCCTGTCAATAAGGGC
This window harbors:
- the TPPP3 gene encoding tubulin polymerization-promoting protein family member 3, whose protein sequence is MAVSTDMAGLEESFRKFAIHGDPKASGHEMNGKNWAKLCKDCKVADGKAVTGTDVDIVFSKVKGKSARVINYEEFKKALEELATKRFKGKSKEEAFDAICQLVAGKEPANVGVTKAKTGGAVERLTDTSKYTGSHKERFDESGKGKGIAGRQDILDDSGYVSAYKNAGTYDAKVKK